The Sulfurimonas aquatica genomic sequence TTTGATTAATTGCATTCATTAACGCTGGATGTATTGATGAACCAAATTTATGTAACGAGTTTGGATTTCCATACTGCTCGCTAAAGTATGGCTGCATTACTTCTACTACTTGTGGATCACACATTGTTGTAGCGTTGTTATCTAAATATACTTGCATTTTATACCTCTTTGTTTTAAGAATGATTTTCACTCTTTTTTTAAACAAGACAATTTTTGTCCTCTTTTAGTTTTGACATAATAATAGCTTTGTGATTATGATTACCTTAAGTAAAACTGATATGACTTTTGCCTTAAGAATTAAAACAGAGTAGAATGATGATATAATATCCTACAAAAGGACAAGAATGTGCAATTTTAATAAGCAAAATGAAGATACAAAAATGCTAATCCATCTCTTTATGGTAAAAGCAGCAGATAATGTTGGTGGAGAGAACTATCTTCTCTCTCTTATAGAGGCGATGAAAAAAAGTCGACCAAATGCACTTATGGCTAAAAGTTGTCAAATAGCATCCAACAATACAATCATAAAATGGAATAAAGTAGTCTTTAAAGATAAGGTTGACTTGCTTGATCTGATTTTACTCCAACATAAAAGTTCTGAAAATCCAGATTTCAATATTCTCAATGAAGAAAATACAAAAAAAAGAAAAAACATTATAAATATGGTTAGAGCCCTCTCTCCTATAGAGTTTACCGTTACTCCTCAAAATCCAAATGATGGTGGTGGCTTTAACTTTAAAGTCTTTGAGAGCATAGAAGATGATGTGGTGAAGCTAAACCCTATCTTTATTACGATGTTTTTCTGCTCTGGCGAGTTTATTAAAAAAGCTTTACGATATAAAATATAGTAGTGCTTTTAAACAAGGGATTAAACTAATATTTAAGTCTATGAATAAAAGTGCATGAAGCTTTGCTGTCAAATCAATTCCAAGATGCGAAAAGTTTCGTAAATTCTCAGAAAAGAGCATAGCAAAATATACATATTTTATATAAAAAAATAGTACACAAACAGCCTCTGCTAAAACAACTTTAAACTCACTACAGAATAATTTTAAAGCTTAGATGGTATAATCGCAAAATTATTACACTTTTAAAAGGTTTATTATGGCTCAAACTATAACTGAAAAAATATTCTCTCAACATTTAGGTCGTGAAGTTTTCGCTGGTGAGATTATCCGCTGCGATATCGATATGGTTATTGGTAATGATATAACTACCCCTATCTCGATTAAAGCTTTTGAAGATAGCGGTGCTGAGTCCTTAGCAAATCCAGATGGTTTTTCTATTGTTCTAGATCACTTTATCCCTGCAAAAGATATTGCATCTGCAAATCAAGCAAGAATATCTCGTGATTTTGCAAAAAAGCATACACTTAAAAACTTTTTTGATGAAAAAGACATGGGAATAGAACATGCACTTTTACCTGAAAAAGGTCTTATCTCTCCGGGTGATGTAATCATCGGTGCAGATTCTCATACATGTACGCATGGTGCGTTAGGAGCATTTTCAACTGGTATGGGTTCAACTGACCTAGCTTTTGCAATGATAACTGGTGGGAACTGGTTTAAAGTACCTGAGTCAATCAAAGTAGTTTTAAGTGGAAAACCAGAAAAATATACAACTGGAAAAGATATTATCCTCGAAATTATTCGTCTAATCGGTGTTGATGGTGCACTTTATAAAACTCTAGAGTTTACAGGAAGCACAATTGAGCACTTAAACATGGACGACAGGTTCTCTATGTGTAATATGGCCATAGAAGCTGGTGCAAAAAGTGGAATTGTTGCATATGATGATGTTACAAAAGAGTTTTTAGCAGATAAAAATCTTGCACGTGAACCTCGAATACATTACTCTGATGAAGATGCTAACTACACTCAAATATTAGAGATAAATGTAGCTGAACTTGAACCAGTTATTGCTTATCCATTTTTACCGTCTAATGGACACTCAATTACACAAGCAGTAAGTGATAAAATCAAAATTGATCAAGCATTTATAGGAAGCTGTACAAATGGACGTCTAGGCGATCTTAAAACAGCAGCCGAAATTCTAGAGGGTAAAAAAGTTCATGAGGATGTCCGCTTAATAGTAACGCCAGGAACACAAAAGATACTTAAAGAAGCTTATAAACTAGGATATATGGATATAATAATTGATGCAGGTGGCGTTGTGAGCAATCCAACTTGTGGTGCTTGTCTTGGTGGATATATGGGTATTTTAGGTGATGGCGAAAGAGCAGTCTCTACAACAAATAGAAATTTTGTAGGACGTATGGGTTCACGCTCATCTGAAGTTTATTTAGCAAACTCTGCTGTTGCAGCAATATCTGCGATTACAGGTTATATTACAGATCCAAGATAATATCACTCATAGCTCACTAATGTCTGATATAATTTTTCTATAATTAAAACTAAAAGGAAAAAAAATGAAAAAATTACTACTTATTCCGGCTCTACTTACTACATTAGCTATGGCGGAACAAAAGAAAATCGAAATCTCTCCTATGATAGGTTATGATATTGCTGAGGGTAACCTTGGATTTAAGGACGATGGTTATCTAGTTGGTGGATTAGAAGTTCAGTTTAATTCTCCAGATTCAAAGATCTCTCCTGAGTTTTCTCTTTTATACTCTAAAGCAGATTATGCAGTAGCTGGTGATACAAAAGTAATTCGTGGTGCATTCAACGGTGTTTATACATTTGATGAAACAAGTGCAATGATTCCATTTGCAAAACTAGGAGCGGGTTTTGAGTCTATTGGTGATGAGAATATAGACAATCAATCTGGTTTCTTTTTAGATGCTGGAGTAGGTGCAAAAGTTCCTTTTACAGATAATATAGCTCTTAAATTAGAGGCACTATATATGGCTAAACTTGCACATAGAAATGGTATTGCAGATAGCAACCTCATAGCTATGGCAGGTCTTACATTTGCATTTGGTGATAGCGCACCAAAAGCTGTTCCTGTTGTTGATGGTGATGATGATAGAGATGGTGTTTTAAACTCTAAAGATATGTGTAAAGCTACACCTGCTGGAACAACTGTAGATGCTAAAGGTTGTAAAGTTGATGGTGATGACGATAGAGATGGTGTTTTAAATTCTAAAGATATGTGTAAAGCTACACCTGCTGGAACAACTGTAGATGCTAAAGGTTGTAAAGTTGATGGTGATGACGATAGAGATGGTGTTTTAAATTCTAAAGATATGTGTAAAGCTACACCTGCTGGAACAACTGTAGATGCTAAAGGTTGTAAAGTTGATGGTGATGACGATAGAGATGGCGTTTTAAACTCTAAAGATATGTGTAAAGCTACACCTGCTGGAACAACTGTAGATGCTAAAGGTTGTAAAGTTGATGGTGATGATGACAGAGATGGTGTTTTAAACTCTAAAGATCAATGTAAAAACTCTCCTAAAAATGCGGTAGTTGATAGCTCAGGATGTATTGCCCAAGTAGATCTTCATATTGTATTTGAGAATGCTTCATACAAAGTAAATGCACAGTCTAAAGAGAACATTACTAAGTTTGCAAACTTCTTAAAAGAGAGAAGTAACTTCACTGCTAAAATAGTTGGTTATACTGATGATAGAGGTGCTGCATCGTTTAATCAATCTCTTTCAGAAAAACGTGCAAAAGTTGTAAGTGACTTAATAGTTGCAGAGGGTGTTAAGGCATCTAGAGTAACTCACTTAGGTATGGGTGAAAGTAGCCCAGTTGCAGATAATGCTACAAAAGCTGGTCGTGCACAAAACAGAAGAATAGAAGCTAAACTTACAAGAAACTAGATGATAAATATCCCCTGCGTTATTTTCGCTGGTGGCAAAAGTTCAAGAATGAAAGAAGATAAATCTCTTCTTCCATTCCGAGGCTTTAGTACTCTAACAGAGTACCAATTCTCACATTTAAGTAAAATTTTCTCCACAGTATATATCTCATGTAAAGACAAAAAAAAGTTTGACTTTCAAGCAGATTTTTTAGAAGATGATAAAAACTCAACTCTGTTTGCTCCTACTCAAGGATTTCTTAGTAGCTTTAAAACATTAAGCACGGATAGGTTCTTTGTAATTAGTGTAGACTCTCCCTTCATAAATTTAGATATCATTGAAAAAATAATCTCTTCTGATAACAAAGATTGTGATGCAACAATAGCTAGAGTAAATTCAAATGTTCAGCCCTTGTGTGGAATCTATCATCGATCACTTAATGCAAAATTTCAAGATATGCTGCAAAACAATACTCATAAGCTTGGATTTCTACTACAAAACTCTCGAGTAAACTATGTTGACTTTAAAGATGAAAAACTATTTTTAAACTTAAACTATCCGCATGAATACCAAGAAGCACTAAAACTATCTACAAACTAATTATTAACACCTCTTCGCTATAATAATAAAAAATAAAAAGACTTTAATGATGAATTTAACACATTTAGATGAAAATCAAAGACCAAAAATGGTTGATGTAAGCGATAAGAATCAAACTACAAGAGTAGCAGTGGCAAGTGGAATTATAGAAATGAGCCAAGATGCTTATGATGCTATTGTTAATGAAAAAACAAAAAAAGGACCAGTATTACAAACTGCAGTTATTGCCGCAATTATGGGAGTTAAAAAAACTAGTGATTTAATTCCTATGTGTCACCCACTAAATCTTAGTGGAATTAATTGTGATGTTGATGAGCTTAGCTCCCTTCCAGGATTTAAGCTTACAGTAACTGCAAAGCTTACAGGTCAAACTGGTGTTGAAATGGAAGCATTAACAGGAACAAGTATCGGACTACTTACAATTTATGACATGGTAAAAGCCATAGATAAGGGTATGATTATACGAAATGTTCAACTAGAAGAGAAATCAGGAGGTAAAAATGGAGATTTTAAACGATAGTCAAAAAAAACTTGAACTTACATATCCTTGTACTTGGTGCTATAAAATAATTGCAACAGAAAAAAAAGCCCTTGAAAAAGCGATTCGGGATGTATTAGATGAGAGAGAACATAGTTTAGTTCACTCAAACAAATCTAAAACTGGAAAGTATGTAAGTATGAATTTAGATATGTTAGTCCATAATGAGGATGACAGAACCTTTATATTTGAAGCTTTGAGAAAGCATCAAAATATTAAAATGGTAATTTAAAAGGTTGCATAATGAGCACTTCAAATTTAGAAGAAAAAATACATTTAGCTTATGCTAAAAAACTAGAGTCAGCAGATAAAAGAATAGTTGGTGCAGTTCAAGAGTGCGAACTAGATATAAAAGAGATGTCATTCCAGGATATAAAAGAGATTACTACTACTATCGTCTCCCTTGAAACACTCTCATTAGAGTCTGATTTAAATGAGCTTTTAGAAAAAAAAGAAGCTATAGAAAGAGCTTTAGAGAAAAAACATGATGAACTTCAAAACTCTAAATATGAAATCTTTAATGTTCTTGAAGAACAATTTAGTTCAAGTGAATACGCTCTCTCAAAACTTCATCAAGTCAAACTTCAATCTATAGATTTATATAATATACTTAGTGAAATGGTTGAATCAGCAATTATCACTGCTTTAGAAAAAGATACAGATGGTGATATTATAGAATCTACTACTGAAGTTATAAAAGAGATAACATTTGAAGCGATAAAAGAGGGTTCTCTTAACACTATAAGAGTGAGAAAAATTCTATCTACTATTTTGATGACGGCAATTGATGTAGCAGATGCAATGCCAAATAGAGCAGACAAAATTTTAAAATCTACTCTTAGGGGAATGAGAAGTGGCCTTATTAAGTCTATTGATAGATTCAAAAAAAGACTTGCGTTTATGCCTATGGAAGCAAAACATATACTTATCGAAGATTACGACACTATTATTGAAGATTTAAATCAGACTGATACACTCTTTTCTCAAGTTGTATCAACTCAAGCAATTCAATGTAATGAACCAATTAAAACCATTCTAACAAAACTCAACAAAGAGATGTCATATGATTTAGAAGAGCTAGTTCATATATCAAAAGAAACAGCAGAGGTAATGAGGGAGAGATTTTCTAGCTTTGCAAAAATTGCAGTCAAAAAAGCAGATATCGCTCTTAACTCACCAAAAGCAAAAGAAGCTAAAAGAATGGGAACACAAGCTTGGGGCGTTGCTAAAGTCGCTCTAGGAAGTGCCATTAAATCAGCAAAAAATGCTATTGACAAATAAACTCAACAAAAAAGGATAATTTATGATGTTACACCCAGCAACAGTTCACTTCGCAATGGTTCTCCCAGTAGTTGCCTCAGTATTTGGAATTATATATCTTATAAAGAAAGACAAGATGAGTGCTCAACTATCTTCTTTAAGCACTCTCGTCGCTGCATTTGCCATGATAGTAGCTTGGTATACCGGGAGTGAAGCAGGACCACAGATATATGATTATCTTAGTGAGGCAGGACAACATGAGCTTATAGAACACAAAGAGTTAGGTCTATACTTAGCTATTGCATTATCTATTGTAGCAATTTTAAAAATTCTTGGATGTAAAATGCAAAAGTTTTTTATCGAGGCAATCTCGATTATCTTATTATTGCTTATTACTGCTACTACTTTCCTTCAAGGAAAAGATGGTGGGGAAATTGTGTATGAGCATGGAATGCCCTTTAAAGCATATATGATTGAAGACTCTCTAAATGAAGCACAAGTAAATGCTGAGGAAGAAGAAGATCCTGAAGCAAAAGTAGAAATATATGAAGAAACGATAGAGGATATCAAGCTACTTTCTCAAGAAGTTAACGAGCTCTACTCTGATAAATCTTCTGCAGAAGAGAGTCAAGAAGAAGAAAAAGAAGAAGAATAAATATGGATGAAAATCTCAAGATACAAATACTTCGTGATATAGAGAGATATAAAAATGATAAAAGTAGCTTTAAAAACCTTGTTGAGAATATGAAAGAGATAACAAAGTGGCTAGAAGAGAAAAGTAAATAATGAATATTTTATGTACACCTCTTTATGAGGAACAGCTTATGTATATCTTAGAGGGTATGCATAATGAAAATAAAAGTTTAACAAAGAAGTTCAAACTCTACCTAGATACAATCATCATCAATCTACCAACAAAAGCACAAAAATATAAATCATCTATCTATTTTGATGATGAGACAATAAAAGATATAGAACATGAGGGTTACACTATAATTTTTTACACAGATAAAGAGAGTAGTACCTATCTCATTTTATCTATTCTCAAGAAATAATCTCTTAGACACTGTTTCATTTTGTAACCTAAGTAGCCTTGATATTCTAAGATAATATTACTGCTTCCACATATTACCTATTTGGTAACAACCCTAAATTTCAAATTAAGTATAAAATGGCATAATTGTATGGTAAAAACTATGCTTATAATCTGTATAAGAGGCATAGAACTAATTATATTAACTAATTAAAGGAGAGAATATGGATAATAAAAAATCTCAACAAGATAATGTTCTTGGCAGAAGAGACTTTTTCAGTAAAGTAGCTGCAATGTCAGCAACTGCTCTTGCTGGAACATCACTTTTAGCAAATGAATCAGCCGGAGAAGGCGATCCTGCCATAATGCATCATACAAAATGGGGGCAAGTTTGGGGAGATCCTGTAACTACAAACCTATATGGTGTTCCTTCGCCGTATGAGCATAATAACACAAGAAGAAGTACTAAACTTCTTGCTTCTGGTAACTTTAGAGCATCAATTGCTGTAACACCTATACATGAATCAGAAGGAATTATTACTCCAAATGGTCTTTTCTTTTCTCGTTCACATGGTGGTACTGCACATGTTGATCCAAATGAATACCGTTTAATGATTCACGGTTTAGTGGAAAAGCCAATAGTATTAACTCTTGCTCAGCTTAAGCGCTATCCAAGTGTTACACGTACTCACTTTATTGAGTGTCCAGCAAATGGTGGACAAGAGTGGAGAGGGCCACAGTTCAACTCTGTACAATTTGCTAAAGGTTTTATGGCATCTGCTGAGTGGACTGGTGTTTACATTAAAACTATCCTTGAAGACTTAGGCCTTAAGCCAGAAGCACAATGGATGCTTGCTGAAGGTTCTGATAACTCTAAAATGGGAAGAACAGTGCCTGTAGATAAAGTAATGGACGATGCGATGATCGTTTGGGGACAAAATGGTGAAGCACTACGTCCTGAGCAAGGTTATCCAGTAAGATTACTTCTTCCAGGTTGGGAAGGTAACTTATGTGTTAAGTGGTTACGTAGATTAGAATTTGCTGTTGAACCTTGGTACTGTAAAGAAGAGACTTCTAAATATACAGATCTTAAGCCAACTGGTAAAGCTATCCAACACTTCTATGCAAATGAAGTTAACTCAACAGTTACTTCTCCATCTCCAGAGATTCCTTGGACTGACCTCAAAGAGGGCGATCAAGTAGAAATTGAAGGACTTGCATGGTCTGGTATGGGTACAATTACAACAGTAGATCTTTCATTTGATGGTGGTAGAAACTATGTTGAAGCACAAATCAAAGGTTTAGTATTACCAAAATCTTGGACTAGATGGTCATATATGTTTACTATACCAAAAGACTTTCAGGTGAATGGTAAGCAAATTATTCTTGCTTCACGTGCTATAGATGATGCTGGGTATATTCAGCCAACTATCGATGAAGAAATAGGTATCATGGGTGTAGAAGCTGTATATCACAGAAATGCAGTTGAGACTTGGGAAGTAACAAAAGAAGGAAAGGTGAATCATGTTCAAATTAGAAGTATATAGTAAATTAGTAGTTTCAAGCACAATAGCTGCTACTGTAGCACTATTTGCCGCTGGTTGTATGTCTGGAGGCACAGCTCCTTCTTCATCACCTGCATCTAGTGAACTAAGTATAGATGGTGGTGTTACTTATCCAGTAGTTAATGGAAAAACTGGTCCTTACCATGTTATATCAGTTAGCGATGAGTATAAAAAACAAAATAATGGCCGTGTTCCTAATCATGCGGAACTAAAAAAATGGAATACAGATGTTATGGCATCTTATGTGTACAATGAAGACCCAACAGCAGAAGGTTTACCAGAAGGTGAAGGTTCTGTTGAAGAAGGTGAAGCTTTATACGAGAAACAATGTGTAATGTGTCACGGTGACTTTGGTTCAGGTGGTGGTGGATATCCAGCACTTTCCAAAGGTAATGCATATGAATTACAAAAGACTTTAAAAAATAACAGATACAAAGACCCAGAAGCTGATGGTCCAGTTCGTCTTTTTGGTTCATACTGGCCTCAAGCTAGTACAATGTTCTGGTATATTAGAGATGGTATGCCTCACCCTAAATCTGACACATTAAGTGTTAATGAGACTTATGCACTGACTGCATACATGCTAAACATTAATGAAATGATAGTAGATGGTGAAGAAGTAGATGATGAGTATGTACTTAATCGTGAGAAATTTTTAAAAATTAAAATGCCAAATGAAGATGGATTTGAACCAAACATTAAAGGTCCAAATACTTTACCTGGAGTAAAAGCATACTTTGGTAAAGCAGAAAACTTCGGTGCTAAAAATCTTAACCAAGGGGCAGAGCGCTGTATGACTGATTGTCAAAAACCAACTGCTAAAACTAAGTACATCCAAAATGGTGGTATCAAAGACTTTATTCCAGATATGAATACAGTAAGAGATTTACCAGTAAAAGAAGAAGTTGCAGTTGATCCAAAAGAAGTGTATGCAAATGCTTGTGCTATGTGTCACTCTGCATTCCTTTCACCAGGTGCACCTGAGTGGGCTGGCTATACTGCTAAAGGTATGGACAAAGTTTATGCTAATGGAATTAACGGAACTGAGGGTGGTATGCCTGCTAAAGGTGGAGCAAACCTTTCAGACAAAAACTTTAAAACTGTAGTTGACTATTTAGTTAACGGTAAATAAAAAAAGAAGGAATTATTATGGAAAGAAGACAATTTTTAAGTATGACTCTAGGTGCATTAGCTTTAGCTACTGTTCCTGCAAGTGTAAGAGCGGAAGATTTTAGAAAAACTAAGCCAACTGTATGGTCTGCACACACTGTTGATGATGCTATCAAAGCAATGTATGGCTCAACTAACTTAGTTATGCAAGGCGTTACTTTAACGGCTCCAGATGTTGCAAGTAATGGTGGAGCAATCCCTGTTGATTTTGGTACTTCAATCGATGCTAAAACTATCGCAGTGTTTCAAGATGCAAATCCTGAAGCTGCTGTATGTGTTTATACATTAAATAAGTATAGTAAAAATGATTACTCTATAAAAATCAAAATGGCAAAATCAGGAACTATAACTATCGTTGCTGAAGGTAAAGATGGAAAGCTATACGCAGCTAAGAAAACTCTAGACGTTGCTCTTGGTGGATGTGAAGGTTAATTCCTTAGCATTTAATAACAAAATATTAATAATTAATTAAAGGTATATTATGAAAGTAAAAGCAAAATTAAAAAATGGCGTTGTTAAAGTTAAGTGTATGGCTAAACATGACATGACTACTTACAACCAGATGGAAAAGAAAACAGGTAATAGAGAAGATGCAAACTTTATTACATATATGACTGCTAAAATCGGTAATGAAACTGTATTTGAAGCTTCAACTTCTCAGTTTTTATCTAAAAACCCAATCTTCAAGTTTCAATTTCAAGGTATTGGCGCTAAAGGCGACAAACTTGTAATGGAATGGACAGACCGTAAAGGTAATAAAGGTAAAGGTAAAGGTAAAATTAAATAATTTTACTCTTTATCAAACTACTTTAGGAAATGAGCTAGTCTCATTTCCCACTTTTAACCCTTCCCTTCCCCTAACAAACAAATACCTACAGTAAAAAAATCTATATATTTCATTTTTTATAAAGCATAGCTTTGACCAAAAATATAAATATTGATATACTTAGTTAATGAAAAATAATAAAACTGAGAGAATCTAATCAAATGACAGTACACTCACAAGGTAAAGTTATACAGCTTTATGTAACAAATAAAGATACTACTAAAGGTAGACAGACTACAAAAAAAGTACACTTAGATGAGAAGGGTATAATTGATGACAAGTTCTATAATAAAAACCTTCAGCGCTCTATACTTATAGCCTCAATCGATAGTTACACTATAGCTAAAGAGAACGGTATAGAGATAGAAGATGGATCGCTAGGTGAAAACATTTTAATAGATATAAACCCCTACCACCTTAAAAGTGGCGATACTCTCATAATAGGTAAAAATGAGCTAAAGATAACTCAAAACTGTACAATCTGTCAAGGATTATCTTCAGTTGACTCCAAGTTACCAAAACTACTAAAAAATGATAGAGGTATCTTTGCAAGATATGTAAAGGGTAATTCAGAAATAAAAATAGGTGATAGTGTCCTAATTACTAAATCTTAATATAATTTATAGAAAAATGATGTTAGAATCTAAAACAAAATTTACTCACAAGGAATAAATATGAAAAAAATAATATCACTGATAATGGCTGCATTAGTAGCACTATCAATAGTTGGTTGCTCAAGTGCAGAAGCTACTCCAGCAAAACCTAAAAAGATCCAAGATGTACAGGTATTCTCTACACCTAATGCAGATGGAAAAATAACAACTAAGACAATTGAAAAGGCTTTTGACTCAGTTGGTCTAAGTGTGCCAGGAAACAACGATATGAATAAGCCTTTTAGTCAAAGGTTTCCTAAGCTACACTACAAAGTTTATAACTTAGCAATGTATGTAAATAATGACTTAACATATAAGTTAATAAAAAAATATCCTAACTTTGGTGCTTTAACTCCGCTAACAATGTCAATATGGGAAGGTAAAGAAGGATGCATGAATGTAGCAACCCTAACTATTAACGGTATGGCAAGATCAACTGGTATTCCTCTTACAGACCCAGACTTAATTGCTTATGCTGCTTTAATACATAAAGGTTTAAAAACTGCAATGCCACATGGTAGTTTTAAAAACTTAGACCATACAGTTAAGTTTCCTAATAAGACGCTAGCGACTAACTTTGAAATGGAACTTGAACTTGATGGTGAATCCCCAGAGGACTTTATAGAAAACTTTGAAGCAGAATTTGAAGCAGAAATGGAGCCATTAGGTTTCTTGATGCCAAACTATTCTAACCTTAATGAAGAAATATTTGACGAAGCTGGTTATGAAGCATATGACTTTTATCATACATATTCAATCTGTAAATTTGATGTAATTTACCCAGTCTCTGAAAAACATCCTGAAGCAGGTGCTTGGGCTCCATGTTCATTTTATCTTTATAAGAAAAAAGGTGAGAATAAAATGTACTTAGGTTTCCTTTCAGTAGATAACTGGATTACAACAATCGGAATTACAGAAGATGAAGAAGGTGCTAAAAAACTTCGTGAGGCTCAAGGTTTTATTGAAAGAATTATTAATGAGATGACTGAGTAAAATCTTTATAGACCTGCCAATGTGGTAGGTTTATAATTTAGTTAAAAAACATATGAACTTACATGAAGTTTATATGTTTTTTAATTCATAACTTCAGGGGTAAAAATGAGACTACTAAATCAAATACTTTCCGCAGCTGCTATTACAACAGCAATTCTAACTAATATACAAGCACAAACACAATTTTCACCAAGTGACAATAAAAAGCTGGCAGTAGAATACACTATAAATGGGAATATTGACGATGATTTTTTTGAATTTACAAAAGATCCATTGGCGGATATTGGTTTTTACTTAAATGATCCTCACCACAATGTAAATGTCGTGTATGAACAGCAAGTAGGAGCTACATCACTTGAGCAACTTGCATTTTCATCTTTAGTAAACGATAATAAAGCAAGAGAACTTATGAATATAGATCCAAGAATAGGTGGATTTACACCTTTTAATCTTGTTATTTATAGAAAAAAGTCTAATCATCAAACCGTTATAACTCACATAATGCCAGAAGCTGCATTAGATGTTTTGCAAATTACAGACAAAGATGTTAGAAGTAAATTTGTAGAGATGTTTAAGCCCCTAGATGCAACAATCGAAGCAAAATATCCTAAAGCAACAAAAGACTACACATTGATTCAAGGATTTGCTGAGAAAACAATGATGAACTTTGAAATTCCTTTTGAAGAGCCAGAGGATATTGATGATTTTTTTGATGAATTTCAAGAAACATTTGAATCCTCTTTTGAGACTAAAGGGTATATCATTGCTGGCTTTTATAATATGAAATACAGTCTAAATACAGAAGCAGACGTACTACCTGATTATGCACAATATGTAGTATGGTCACTCTGTCATGTACCATTCTCTTACACAATATTTGATGGAAAGAATCCTATACCTAGAGCAGCAATATTTGCACCATGTTCTATGTATGCATATATTAAACCAGGTGAGAATAAAATAGTTATTGGAATGCCAACACTTACAGCATGGGCTTCTGCATTAGGTATTACAGATAAAGATAAGCTTGCAAAAATAGCTCAACTAGATACTGAAATTCCAGCAATAATACACTCACTTGGTGGAATCGATACTGACAATACT encodes the following:
- a CDS encoding OmpA family protein; translation: MKKLLLIPALLTTLAMAEQKKIEISPMIGYDIAEGNLGFKDDGYLVGGLEVQFNSPDSKISPEFSLLYSKADYAVAGDTKVIRGAFNGVYTFDETSAMIPFAKLGAGFESIGDENIDNQSGFFLDAGVGAKVPFTDNIALKLEALYMAKLAHRNGIADSNLIAMAGLTFAFGDSAPKAVPVVDGDDDRDGVLNSKDMCKATPAGTTVDAKGCKVDGDDDRDGVLNSKDMCKATPAGTTVDAKGCKVDGDDDRDGVLNSKDMCKATPAGTTVDAKGCKVDGDDDRDGVLNSKDMCKATPAGTTVDAKGCKVDGDDDRDGVLNSKDQCKNSPKNAVVDSSGCIAQVDLHIVFENASYKVNAQSKENITKFANFLKERSNFTAKIVGYTDDRGAASFNQSLSEKRAKVVSDLIVAEGVKASRVTHLGMGESSPVADNATKAGRAQNRRIEAKLTRN
- a CDS encoding HP0495 family protein → MEILNDSQKKLELTYPCTWCYKIIATEKKALEKAIRDVLDEREHSLVHSNKSKTGKYVSMNLDMLVHNEDDRTFIFEALRKHQNIKMVI
- a CDS encoding 3-isopropylmalate dehydratase large subunit, with the translated sequence MAQTITEKIFSQHLGREVFAGEIIRCDIDMVIGNDITTPISIKAFEDSGAESLANPDGFSIVLDHFIPAKDIASANQARISRDFAKKHTLKNFFDEKDMGIEHALLPEKGLISPGDVIIGADSHTCTHGALGAFSTGMGSTDLAFAMITGGNWFKVPESIKVVLSGKPEKYTTGKDIILEIIRLIGVDGALYKTLEFTGSTIEHLNMDDRFSMCNMAIEAGAKSGIVAYDDVTKEFLADKNLAREPRIHYSDEDANYTQILEINVAELEPVIAYPFLPSNGHSITQAVSDKIKIDQAFIGSCTNGRLGDLKTAAEILEGKKVHEDVRLIVTPGTQKILKEAYKLGYMDIIIDAGGVVSNPTCGACLGGYMGILGDGERAVSTTNRNFVGRMGSRSSEVYLANSAVAAISAITGYITDPR
- the mobA gene encoding molybdenum cofactor guanylyltransferase MobA, which produces MINIPCVIFAGGKSSRMKEDKSLLPFRGFSTLTEYQFSHLSKIFSTVYISCKDKKKFDFQADFLEDDKNSTLFAPTQGFLSSFKTLSTDRFFVISVDSPFINLDIIEKIISSDNKDCDATIARVNSNVQPLCGIYHRSLNAKFQDMLQNNTHKLGFLLQNSRVNYVDFKDEKLFLNLNYPHEYQEALKLSTN
- a CDS encoding DUF6781 family protein, with the protein product MSTSNLEEKIHLAYAKKLESADKRIVGAVQECELDIKEMSFQDIKEITTTIVSLETLSLESDLNELLEKKEAIERALEKKHDELQNSKYEIFNVLEEQFSSSEYALSKLHQVKLQSIDLYNILSEMVESAIITALEKDTDGDIIESTTEVIKEITFEAIKEGSLNTIRVRKILSTILMTAIDVADAMPNRADKILKSTLRGMRSGLIKSIDRFKKRLAFMPMEAKHILIEDYDTIIEDLNQTDTLFSQVVSTQAIQCNEPIKTILTKLNKEMSYDLEELVHISKETAEVMRERFSSFAKIAVKKADIALNSPKAKEAKRMGTQAWGVAKVALGSAIKSAKNAIDK
- the moaC gene encoding cyclic pyranopterin monophosphate synthase MoaC, with the translated sequence MNLTHLDENQRPKMVDVSDKNQTTRVAVASGIIEMSQDAYDAIVNEKTKKGPVLQTAVIAAIMGVKKTSDLIPMCHPLNLSGINCDVDELSSLPGFKLTVTAKLTGQTGVEMEALTGTSIGLLTIYDMVKAIDKGMIIRNVQLEEKSGGKNGDFKR
- a CDS encoding DUF2231 domain-containing protein, giving the protein MMLHPATVHFAMVLPVVASVFGIIYLIKKDKMSAQLSSLSTLVAAFAMIVAWYTGSEAGPQIYDYLSEAGQHELIEHKELGLYLAIALSIVAILKILGCKMQKFFIEAISIILLLLITATTFLQGKDGGEIVYEHGMPFKAYMIEDSLNEAQVNAEEEEDPEAKVEIYEETIEDIKLLSQEVNELYSDKSSAEESQEEEKEEE